Proteins from one Mycobacterium sp. HUMS_12744610 genomic window:
- a CDS encoding formylglycine-generating enzyme family protein yields MLTELVDLPGGSFRMGSTSFYPEEAPIHTVAVAPFAVELHPVTNAQFGEFVAATDYVTVAEQPIDPALYPGLQDVRAGAMVFAPTPGPVDLRDWRQWWDWVPGADWRHPFGPDSDIADRADHPVVQVAYPDTAAYARWAGRRLPTEAEWEYAARAGSTATYAWGEEAVPDGRLMANTWQGSFPYRNEGALGWVGTSPVGTFPPNAFGLFDMIGNVWEWTATEFSAHHRLDQPPKSCCTPPGPANPGVSQALKGGSHLCAPEYCHRYRPAARSPQSQDTATTHIGFRCVV; encoded by the coding sequence ATGCTCACCGAGCTGGTCGACCTGCCAGGCGGTTCGTTCCGTATGGGATCGACGAGCTTCTACCCCGAAGAGGCGCCGATCCACACCGTGGCCGTGGCGCCCTTCGCGGTGGAACTGCACCCGGTGACGAACGCGCAGTTCGGCGAATTCGTCGCCGCCACGGACTATGTGACCGTCGCCGAGCAGCCGATCGACCCGGCGCTCTACCCGGGGCTGCAGGACGTGCGGGCCGGGGCGATGGTGTTCGCGCCGACGCCGGGCCCGGTCGACCTGCGCGACTGGCGGCAATGGTGGGACTGGGTGCCCGGAGCGGACTGGCGGCACCCGTTCGGGCCGGACAGCGACATCGCCGACAGGGCCGACCATCCCGTCGTGCAGGTGGCCTATCCCGACACCGCGGCCTACGCGCGGTGGGCCGGGCGCCGGCTGCCGACCGAGGCGGAATGGGAGTACGCGGCGCGCGCCGGGAGCACGGCCACCTACGCGTGGGGGGAGGAGGCCGTCCCCGACGGCCGACTGATGGCCAACACCTGGCAGGGCAGCTTTCCGTACCGCAACGAGGGCGCCCTCGGCTGGGTGGGCACCTCGCCGGTGGGGACGTTCCCGCCCAACGCGTTCGGCCTGTTCGACATGATCGGCAACGTCTGGGAGTGGACGGCCACCGAGTTCTCGGCGCACCACCGGCTCGACCAGCCGCCGAAAAGTTGCTGCACACCGCCAGGGCCCGCGAATCCCGGCGTCAGCCAGGCGCTGAAGGGCGGTTCGCACCTGTGCGCGCCGGAGTACTGCCACCGGTACCGTCCCGCGGCGCGCTCACCCCAGTCGCAGGACACCGCGACCACCCACATCGGGTTTCGCTGCGTGGTGTAG
- a CDS encoding transposase, with product MSLFEQLAGYRYQVLATSTAGGQPQRLEARHRVHARVEGFIRTGKDTGLARWPSHSFAINTAWVTAVAIAIDLLCWMRLLLLDGPLAKAEPATLRYRLLHAAARLIKRSRYLILRIPQTWPWAQEFADALNRVRAIP from the coding sequence TTGTCATTGTTCGAGCAGCTGGCCGGCTACCGCTACCAGGTCCTCGCCACCTCGACTGCCGGTGGACAACCCCAGCGACTGGAAGCCCGCCACCGCGTCCACGCCCGGGTGGAGGGCTTCATCCGCACCGGCAAAGACACCGGCCTGGCCCGCTGGCCCTCACACTCGTTCGCCATCAACACCGCTTGGGTCACCGCCGTCGCGATCGCCATCGACCTGCTGTGCTGGATGCGACTGCTACTCCTGGACGGCCCACTGGCCAAAGCCGAACCCGCCACCCTGCGCTACCGGCTGCTGCACGCCGCGGCCCGGCTGATCAAACGATCCCGCTACCTGATCCTGCGGATCCCCCAAACCTGGCCCTGGGCACAAGAATTCGCCGACGCCCTCAACAGGGTCCGCGCCATACCCTGA
- a CDS encoding DUF4436 domain-containing protein, producing MVPMTAEPSPPPESRRRQTAIALGVVAGVIVIYIVSLVAVHLLARSAPPLPAVDLSKVESEDSVVQVRIEKLETVANHLTVNVLVYPKDSLYDKNLGVLTTDAAVRLYPDNDLGDLHYPVGKAPAQVTTTIAAHGDPNNWPFDSYRTETIAADVFTGSGQNREKTPAHVEVTGQLDGWDATVTRVHDADEPEAGVQDDVIITLRRSKGPLIFDVGVCLVLLTLPALALWVAIPMALGRTSFVPPFITWYGAMLFAIVPLRNILPGSPPYGSWVDQAVVLWVLIALVVAMSLFVFAWWRQRDRKAPKKA from the coding sequence ATGGTGCCCATGACTGCCGAGCCCTCCCCGCCCCCGGAGTCACGGCGACGGCAGACGGCGATCGCCCTGGGTGTCGTCGCCGGCGTGATCGTCATCTACATCGTGTCCCTGGTCGCCGTGCACCTGCTGGCCAGGTCGGCGCCCCCGCTGCCCGCGGTGGATCTGAGCAAGGTCGAGTCCGAGGACAGCGTCGTCCAAGTGCGCATCGAGAAGCTGGAAACGGTCGCCAACCACCTGACGGTGAATGTTCTCGTCTACCCCAAGGATTCGCTGTACGACAAGAACCTGGGTGTGCTGACCACCGACGCGGCCGTCCGCCTGTATCCGGACAACGACCTCGGCGACCTGCATTACCCGGTCGGTAAGGCGCCGGCGCAGGTCACCACCACCATCGCCGCGCACGGCGACCCCAACAACTGGCCCTTCGACTCCTACCGGACCGAGACAATCGCCGCCGACGTGTTCACCGGTTCCGGTCAGAACCGCGAGAAGACACCCGCCCACGTGGAAGTGACCGGGCAGCTGGACGGCTGGGATGCGACCGTCACCCGCGTGCACGACGCCGACGAGCCCGAGGCCGGTGTACAGGACGACGTGATCATCACCCTGCGCCGATCCAAGGGCCCGCTGATCTTCGACGTCGGGGTTTGCCTGGTCCTGCTCACCCTGCCCGCGCTGGCGCTGTGGGTGGCCATCCCGATGGCGCTGGGCCGGACGTCGTTCGTGCCGCCGTTCATCACGTGGTACGGGGCAATGCTTTTCGCCATCGTCCCGCTGCGCAACATTCTGCCCGGCAGCCCGCCCTACGGTTCCTGGGTCGACCAGGCCGTCGTGCTGTGGGTGCTGATAGCGCTGGTCGTCGCGATGTCCCTCTTCGTGTTCGCCTGGTGGCGGCAGCGCGATCGCAAGGCGCCGAAGAAGGCGTGA